The segment GCACAAACCTGGCCAAAAGGTGCCTTAAAAATAGGAATCTCCATAATTAAAGTATGGTGCCCCCCAGAATTACAACATGTCGTACATTACGGCATTCTTTTGTGACGTATCTTTTGGAAGCCGGCTATGATATTCGAACGGTTCAGGAACTTCTTAGCCACAAAGACGTCAGCACGACGATGATCTTACACCCATGTCTTAAACAAAGGAAGTCATGGTGTCCGAAGCCCGGTCGATGGGTTATAGGACGTATTATACAGTCTGTATAAACCGGAATAGGCAATTTAGAGATAATCTTCAAATACTTGATGCAAAATAAGTTACAATAAACGAAAAGAAGACACGGCAACTTCTTATCCATACCGAAACAGTCTGTGTTTGCCGTTTTATACAGACTGTATGATCATTGTTGGGCACCATTATCACGGGAGATAGAATGAAAACACAAAAGCTCTCGCTTCGTAAAATCATGTCGTACCTGAACAACCCTGACGAGGACGGGGGCTTCTGGCTGCCAAACATCCAACGCCCCTTTGTCTGGTCGGAGGAGCAAATATGTCGACTGTTCGATTCCATTCTCCGGCAATACCCCATCAGCACACTGTTAATCTGGAAAACGAAAATGGGGGTCCGCCGGAGGAAGTTCATAGACAACTACAAGGAGGAGCACCGGCACAAACTCAGCATGTTCAAGGTACCCGACGACGACAAGAAGAAGTGTCTGGTGCTGGACGGGCAACAACGGCTTCAGAGCCTCTTCATCGGGCTGCGCGGCAGTTACGACGGCAAGGAACTTTACCTCGGCATCCTCAGCGGCGAACTCGCGGCCCCGGATGACATACGGTACAAGTTCAAGTTCCTCGATCCCCAGTCGGCGGTCTTCCCCCACATCAGATTCAAAGACATCGTGTTCAGCGACGAGAAGCCGCGGGTCATCGCCGACGGCATTGCGGCCAAGGCGGGTCGGGCGATGACGACGGCCGAGGCTGACAAGATCAAGGATCACGTTGACCTTATTCGGGAGACGTTCTTTAACGAGTCCGGCATCGGCTATCAGGAACTCGACAGCATTGACCAGGCAAACCTATACAAGGAGGACGACGTTGTCGAAATCTTCATCCGGGCCAACTCCGGCGGCACACGCCTGGGCAAGTCCGACCTGCTGTTCTCTCTGCTGACCTCCGCATGGGAAGAGGCCGATGACAAGATGGAAATCCTGCTGGACGAACTGAACATGCAGGGCTTCGCGTTTACCCGCGACTTCATTCTGAAGACATGCCTGACCCTGCTGGACCAAGGCGCGCGTTACGAGGTCGAAAAGTTCCGCAAAGCCGGAGTCAGGGACAACATCGAAAGCGAGTGGGAGAAGATCACGACCGCTATCAAAGACGTAGCCGATTTCGTGCGGGGCAGCACCTTCATCAGATGCGACAAGGCGTTACCCTCTTACTTGGTTCTGATTCCGCTGGTCTATCTGCGCTACCACTTCCCGGCGGCATGGGGCACGAAGAAGGACGTGGAACTCTACCTGTTGCGATCTCTCCTGGCGGGCGCCTTCGGTGGCACGCCCGACCAACTGATTGACGACCTCGTGACGAAACTGAAGGACCAGAAGGTGTTTGACCTGAACGAGATTTTCGGCGTGATTCGCACCGCCGGTCGCAGCCTGGAACTTACTGAGGATCGTTTCTGGGCCATCGGGTACAACAGCGAGAGCATTCACCTGCTGTTCAACCTCTGGTATCGGGACTTCAACTACACGCCAGCCTTTGCCGGGAACCTGCCGCAGATTGACCACGTATTCCCGCAGAGCCTTCTCAAGAAGGTGAAGGCACCGAACCCGAACACTGGAAAGATGAACGTCATGAAGTACCGGGAGGGCGACAGGAACCAGCTCGCTAACTGCATGTTGCTGACGGCGACCGAGAACGGGGCTGGCGGCAAGAGCGACACCCCGCCGGTAGAATGGTTCGCCGACAAGGACTCCGCCTATCTGGAGCGCCACTTGATCCCGCCCGATCCGGCATTGTGGAATCTAGATCGCTTCGAGGATTTCATTGCCGAACGCAAAAAACTCATCAAGGCGAAGTTCACCTACCTGTTAACAGTCCCGGTGCACCTTGGCCACGGAACGCAGGCTACGAATTCAATTGATTCCGGTTCTGCAAATAGTGCCCAACAACCGGTTGCAGCGGACGGCGTTCCGCCGCTGCTGAACCGGGGCGTTATGTTGTAATAATAAAGTCCTAATATGAACAAAACACCCGAACAAACAGCGAGAGACAATATCGACAAAATGCTTGAGCGCTCCGGCTGGGTGGTTGTTGATAAAACCGCCATCAACTGGGGACTTGGGCCGGGACTTGCGGTTCGTGAATATCAGACCGATGCAGGGCCTGCGAATTATGGACCGCAAACCTATCGGTGTGATAGAAGCCAAAAAAGAAACCGAAGGACATCGCCTGAGCGTTTAAGAACCTCAGGCGGAGTATTATGCTAAGAGCAAGCTGAAATGGTTCGCAGACAGTGAACCTCTTCCCTTTGTGTATGAAAGCACCGGCATATTAACCCGGTTTACGGATATGAGAGACCCCACTCCCCGAGCCCGTCCGGTCTTTTCATTTCATCGTCCAGACGCATTAAGAGAGAGTATTCAGCATAAAGGCAGCCTGCGGGAGCGCCTGCAACAGTTGCCGGGTTTGCCCGTTGAAAACCTGCGGGATTGCCAGATCAGGGCAATTAACAATCTTGAAAAATCCTTCAGGGAAAACAGGCCCCGTGCGCTGGTTCAAATGGCCACCGGCAGCGGCAAAACATTCACGGCCATCACCTCTGTTTATCGTCTGCTCAAATACGCGGATGCCAAACGG is part of the Candidatus Jettenia sp. AMX2 genome and harbors:
- a CDS encoding DUF262 domain-containing HNH endonuclease family protein — protein: MKTQKLSLRKIMSYLNNPDEDGGFWLPNIQRPFVWSEEQICRLFDSILRQYPISTLLIWKTKMGVRRRKFIDNYKEEHRHKLSMFKVPDDDKKKCLVLDGQQRLQSLFIGLRGSYDGKELYLGILSGELAAPDDIRYKFKFLDPQSAVFPHIRFKDIVFSDEKPRVIADGIAAKAGRAMTTAEADKIKDHVDLIRETFFNESGIGYQELDSIDQANLYKEDDVVEIFIRANSGGTRLGKSDLLFSLLTSAWEEADDKMEILLDELNMQGFAFTRDFILKTCLTLLDQGARYEVEKFRKAGVRDNIESEWEKITTAIKDVADFVRGSTFIRCDKALPSYLVLIPLVYLRYHFPAAWGTKKDVELYLLRSLLAGAFGGTPDQLIDDLVTKLKDQKVFDLNEIFGVIRTAGRSLELTEDRFWAIGYNSESIHLLFNLWYRDFNYTPAFAGNLPQIDHVFPQSLLKKVKAPNPNTGKMNVMKYREGDRNQLANCMLLTATENGAGGKSDTPPVEWFADKDSAYLERHLIPPDPALWNLDRFEDFIAERKKLIKAKFTYLLTVPVHLGHGTQATNSIDSGSANSAQQPVAADGVPPLLNRGVML
- a CDS encoding DEAD/DEAH box helicase family protein — encoded protein: MRDPTPRARPVFSFHRPDALRESIQHKGSLRERLQQLPGLPVENLRDCQIRAINNLEKSFRENRPRALVQMATGSGKTFTAITSVYRLLKYADAKRVLFLVDTKNLGEQAEQEFMGYLPNDDNRKFTELYNVRRLNSKYVPPDSQVCISTIQRMYSGQTHSYIVLQICLHILLSLRATAKQS